In Plectropomus leopardus isolate mb unplaced genomic scaffold, YSFRI_Pleo_2.0 unplaced_scaffold1482, whole genome shotgun sequence, the DNA window AAACTGAAAGGCATCTTTTGTTTCTAAGCGGTCCCGAATGTGGACCGGTTACTGTGTCAGAACTGGTTCCAGCGGGAGTCAGAAACCTGGAGCTGCTTGGCGTTCAGGTCCTTGGTCCCCCTGAAGACGTAGCTCTTGGAGATCCCCTCGCAGCCGAGCTCGTGGACCTGGACCATGCGGCCGAAGGTGATGAGTCCAACCAGTGCGGTGGGAGGCAGCAGGGACAGGGACATCTGCAAGGACTCCTTCAGAGCCTGCAGGTCCTCGTCCTCCATACAGGTGTCCACCACGTACAGGAAGACGAGTGGCATTTGAGGACCCCGCTGAGGACAGAGACCACATCAACTTATACACCTGGACATATGgaccgtctgtctctctgtccatctgtcttaCCTGGACCACATACTCGATGGTGGAGAACTGGGGCAGCAGCTCGGCTGGTTGGTTGACCTCTGAGATTCCGGCGTAGGACGGAGGAAACTGCAACAGAACAAAgagtcactgtgtgtttgtccacGTCTTCTGTGACTCTGTCTCTATGAAGACATTAATGTGTCTCTACTGAACCTGGTTCCTCTGGTAGCAGAAGTTACAGGCCCACAGCTTGGCTCGGTAGTCCACCTGACtgcaacacacagacaggtgcGTGTTAAACACGTGAATGTTGGACGGTGCATGTTGGACAGTTCGTGTCAGACGATGTGTGTTGGACAGTGCGTGTGGGACGGTGCGTGTTGGACG includes these proteins:
- the LOC121964254 gene encoding protein transport protein Sec23A-like; this translates as MATFPEYIAQNEERDGVRFSWNVWPSSRLEATRMVVPVSALFTPLRERPDLPPIQYEPVLCSRATCRAVLNPLCQVDYRAKLWACNFCYQRNQFPPSYAGISEVNQPAELLPQFSTIEYVVQRGPQMPLVFLYVVDTCMEDEDLQALKESLQMSLSLLPPTALVGLITFGRMVQVHELGCEGISKSYVFRGTKDLNAKQLQVSDSRWNQF